Within the Verrucomicrobia bacterium CG1_02_43_26 genome, the region TTAGATAAGCGGTCTTCACGTGCTTTGATAAGAGCGTCGATACGCTTTTTATTGGCGTGCGTGACAGGTATTGCTTTGTTTTGCGGGATTAAGCAGTTGCGTGCGTAACCGAGGGCTACGGACACTACGTCTCCCTCGTGACCGAGGCGTTCAACTGGAGCGATTAATAAAACTTCTGATTTTGCCATTGTATTGTATATGATTAAATTTATGCGTTAGATGAGTGACAGATGGTGCTGAGGTTATCAGAAAGGTACATCGTCATCAATATCAAATTGAGAATCGTTTTGTGATGAGCGTGAGCTTTGTGAAACGGCAGCAGGTTCGCTTGAAGCGTAGGAATCGTTCTGGTTACTGCTAGATGAATTACCTTCACCATCACGGCCACCAATGAACTGAAAGCTTTCAAGGACGATGCTGAGCTTGCTACGCTTTTCTCCGTTATTCTCCCATTGGTCGAAACGTAAGCGCCCTTCAACGAAAATGGGTTTACCCTTGGTAAAATATTTAGAGACGACCTCGGCTTGTTTGCCAAAAGCATCCACATCGACAAAGGTAACTTCCTCTTTTTGAGAACCGTCTTGTGCTTTGTATTTTCTTGATATGGCTAATCCGAATTTACATACAGATGTACCGTTTGGGGTTACTCTTAGTTCTGGGTCTCTTGTTAAGTTCCCCATTAGCATTACTTTACTGAATCCGGCCATAGCAATAATTTCCTGTTTGTGATTAGATGTTTTCGACAAAAACTCTATATACGTGTTTTTCGAGACGTAATTTTTCTTTAAGAGCGGTTGGGAAAGCAGGTGCTGCTTCGCATTCTACTACGAGGTAGATTCCTTCAGGGAAAGATTTGTCTGTTATGCGTGCAAATGGTTTGGAGCCGAGGTTTTCGGTCTTTTTGACAACGCCACCTAGAGATGTCATCGTTTGCTTTACTTTTTCTACCAAGCTATCGATAGAGTCTTGGTATTTGCGTGAATCCAGGATAAAGGATACTCTATATTTATTCATATTTTCAGTTTTCATGTGAAGTTCGTTTTTGGTTAATTAAATTCATGGCTTTCAAGAGGCCGTGGTCAATTACATATAGCAAGCTTTCTACAAAATAAGGAATCTTATCGGTAAAAAGGCCTTTTTCAGCGGCAGAAAATTTGCCCAATACGTGATCCTTAAGATCTATTTGCGGGGTTACTTTTTGCCCTATACCTATTCTGAAACGCAGAAATTCTGTGCTGAGAAATTGGATAATGCTGGCAATACCATTGTGCCCACCGGCGCTCCCGCCTTGGCTTAATTTCAGGCAGCCGACATCTA harbors:
- a CDS encoding single-stranded DNA-binding protein, with the translated sequence MAGFSKVMLMGNLTRDPELRVTPNGTSVCKFGLAISRKYKAQDGSQKEEVTFVDVDAFGKQAEVVSKYFTKGKPIFVEGRLRFDQWENNGEKRSKLSIVLESFQFIGGRDGEGNSSSSNQNDSYASSEPAAVSQSSRSSQNDSQFDIDDDVPF
- a CDS encoding aminoacyl-tRNA hydrolase, yielding MSISIIAGLGNPGIFYRSTRHNIGFIVVDALAKQLGASWKKENRFKAKVAQVAHQGKTLFLVKPLTYMNQSGFSLSAICKFYKVSVESLLVIYDDINIDVGCLKLSQGGSAGGHNGIASIIQFLSTEFLRFRIGIGQKVTPQIDLKDHVLGKFSAAEKGLFTDKIPYFVESLLYVIDHGLLKAMNLINQKRTSHEN